A genomic window from Candidatus Pelagisphaera phototrophica includes:
- the aroA gene encoding 3-phosphoshikimate 1-carboxyvinyltransferase, with protein MQDPYPISPFTVPVSAKVAIPGSKSITNRAILLAALSEGETRLDNCLFSRDTEIMITAIQDLGFEISKDESQKRIYIRGLGGLIPNTKTKIDIGNSGTSARFLTAMLATCPEGDFELDGDAAMRKRPIQKLANTLISLGCRIDTSDGLFPIRIRPQGLKGGKATVDASESSQFVSALLMAAPLAKETLKIELSDSSIRRGYIDLTLKMMEHFGISPEKLSASTDNYHVNPAPYSAPRNGYLIESDASAASYFIALPLATGGVVEIEGVYKDSLQGDIAFAQIAEKAGVTLEWRTDSLVVSANLSVNPIPPLCANYYAFSDTFMTGAAISPLANSPTLIEGIGHTRHQECDRIEAMAAGLANAGQSVHETESSIEITPSLLKPATIETYEDHRIAMSFAILGSHDALGNGKPWLNIVDPLCCGKTFPNFFDVLESAREQSLANHS; from the coding sequence ATGCAGGATCCCTATCCCATTTCACCCTTTACCGTTCCCGTTTCAGCCAAAGTCGCCATACCGGGCTCAAAAAGTATCACCAATCGAGCGATCCTCTTAGCAGCTCTTTCGGAAGGTGAAACCCGTCTCGATAATTGTCTTTTTAGCCGAGATACAGAAATCATGATCACTGCGATCCAGGATCTCGGTTTCGAAATTTCCAAAGATGAATCCCAGAAGCGGATATACATCCGAGGTCTGGGCGGTCTCATACCGAATACCAAGACTAAAATAGACATTGGCAATTCCGGTACATCCGCCCGCTTCCTAACTGCAATGCTGGCCACCTGTCCGGAAGGCGACTTCGAGCTTGACGGAGACGCTGCCATGAGAAAACGCCCTATCCAAAAGTTGGCGAATACGCTCATCTCTCTGGGTTGCCGGATCGACACCTCCGATGGTCTTTTCCCTATTCGAATTCGCCCCCAGGGACTCAAAGGGGGTAAAGCTACAGTCGATGCATCCGAAAGCAGCCAATTTGTTTCGGCTCTCCTAATGGCGGCCCCCCTTGCGAAGGAGACACTTAAAATTGAGCTTAGCGATTCTTCCATTCGAAGGGGCTACATCGATTTGACGCTCAAGATGATGGAGCACTTCGGAATTTCACCAGAAAAGCTGTCCGCATCAACAGACAACTACCATGTCAATCCCGCCCCCTATTCCGCGCCGAGAAATGGCTATTTGATTGAAAGTGACGCCTCTGCAGCCAGCTACTTCATCGCCCTTCCGCTCGCGACTGGAGGAGTGGTCGAGATCGAAGGCGTATACAAGGATTCCCTCCAGGGTGACATCGCATTCGCTCAAATCGCTGAAAAAGCAGGCGTCACTCTTGAATGGAGAACAGATTCCCTCGTCGTGAGCGCAAACCTTAGCGTTAATCCTATACCCCCTCTTTGCGCCAACTACTACGCGTTCAGCGACACTTTTATGACTGGCGCGGCCATCTCGCCGCTGGCGAACAGTCCCACATTAATCGAGGGAATCGGACACACGCGACATCAAGAATGCGATCGAATTGAAGCCATGGCCGCAGGATTGGCCAATGCCGGTCAGTCCGTCCACGAGACGGAATCATCTATCGAGATAACCCCCTCTCTACTCAAACCAGCTACAATTGAAACTTACGAGGACCACCGAATAGCAATGAGCTTTGCAATATTGGGAAGTCACGACGCCCTGGGCAATGGTAAACCTTGGTTGAACATCGTCGACCCGCTCTGCTGCGGCAAAACCTTCCCGAATTTCTTCGATGTTCTTGAATCGGCTCGGGAACAGAGTTTAGCCAATCATTCGTAA
- the cmk gene encoding (d)CMP kinase, which produces MTKSKFIIVAVDGGAAAGKSSTSRALSQRFGLMHVDTGSFYRATTLKLMEVAVSPEDEAAVSDALSKITIGTSISGNTASITVDGRIPNASIRSQAVNEKVSQFAALPKLRTFLLDYQRSQVEVARTNGFSGLIMEGRDIGSVIFPDADLRLYLFADPAKRAQRRAKEGISDSVEKRDQMDSSRKTAPLQCPDGATLLDSSDMTLEEVIEKVSSWIEEIISP; this is translated from the coding sequence GTGACCAAAAGTAAATTCATCATCGTTGCTGTCGACGGAGGTGCCGCTGCCGGCAAGTCATCAACTTCAAGAGCCCTTAGTCAACGCTTCGGTCTTATGCATGTGGATACGGGTTCCTTCTACAGGGCGACAACTCTCAAACTCATGGAAGTAGCTGTATCCCCTGAAGATGAGGCCGCGGTTAGTGATGCCCTTTCTAAGATTACAATCGGAACTTCCATCTCCGGAAACACGGCTTCCATTACCGTCGATGGACGAATTCCCAATGCGTCCATCAGAAGTCAGGCCGTCAATGAGAAAGTTTCCCAATTCGCCGCGCTTCCAAAACTTCGGACCTTTCTTTTGGACTACCAACGGTCTCAGGTGGAGGTCGCCCGAACAAATGGATTCAGCGGTCTCATCATGGAGGGTAGAGACATTGGATCCGTGATTTTTCCCGATGCGGACCTGAGGCTCTACCTTTTCGCAGATCCCGCCAAACGCGCTCAACGCCGTGCTAAAGAAGGAATATCCGATAGCGTAGAAAAACGGGATCAGATGGACTCTTCCCGCAAAACCGCCCCCCTTCAATGCCCAGATGGGGCTACCCTACTGGACAGCTCTGATATGACCCTTGAAGAGGTGATTGAAAAAGTGTCCAGTTGGATCGAGGAGATTATTTCCCCATGA
- a CDS encoding EVE domain-containing protein, whose translation MRHWLVKQEPETYPWSRLLEDKKTIWHGIRNYQARNFMREMSKGDLVFFYNSGRAKELVGLAKVAKSAYSDPTATEGDWAAFDLRAMKSLKQPVTLQQIKADPSFQELHLVRNSRLSVMPIGEKEFKHLLDLAQTTA comes from the coding sequence ATGCGACACTGGCTCGTAAAGCAAGAACCCGAAACTTATCCTTGGTCTAGACTCCTCGAGGATAAAAAGACGATTTGGCACGGAATCCGCAATTACCAGGCCCGAAATTTCATGAGAGAGATGTCCAAGGGCGATCTGGTCTTTTTTTACAACAGCGGGAGGGCAAAGGAACTAGTCGGATTGGCCAAAGTTGCTAAATCAGCCTACTCCGACCCGACAGCGACCGAGGGAGACTGGGCCGCCTTTGACTTAAGGGCCATGAAATCCCTCAAGCAACCCGTTACCCTTCAGCAAATCAAAGCGGATCCTAGCTTCCAGGAACTGCATCTCGTGCGAAATTCCAGGCTTTCCGTCATGCCGATTGGAGAAAAAGAATTCAAACACTTGCTGGACCTCGCTCAAACAACCGCTTGA
- the hemB gene encoding porphobilinogen synthase: MNDSDHTEDFKLDLGRRPRRIRRTQALRALTQENWLRREDLIAPLFVIDGDGPKEPVGSMPGVFRRSVKDLVQECRELAEVGVRAVALFPSIDPSLKDDVGSEAGNPDGLVLRTVKAIKNSVPEIAVITDVALDPYTSHGHDGVLNATGDYVLNDETVERLCQMAVHQAIAGVDIVAPSDMMDGRVGAIREILDEAGFTNTAIMAYSAKFASAYYGPFREAVGSAGAAGTTTLNKKTYQLNPANRRAAIADALLDEEEGADFLMVKPAGPYLDIIRDLREASALPLAAYQVSGEYAQIHAASQLGWLDYEKSRDESLLAIKRAGADLVLTYFAREVADKLD, from the coding sequence ATGAACGATTCTGATCATACCGAAGATTTCAAGCTAGATTTAGGGAGGCGTCCCAGACGGATCCGCCGAACGCAAGCTCTACGGGCTTTGACGCAGGAAAACTGGCTGAGAAGGGAGGACTTGATCGCACCCCTTTTCGTAATCGATGGGGACGGACCCAAAGAGCCGGTCGGCAGCATGCCGGGGGTTTTTCGACGAAGCGTAAAGGATCTGGTGCAGGAGTGCCGAGAACTAGCTGAGGTCGGAGTACGAGCGGTGGCTTTGTTTCCCAGTATCGATCCCTCATTGAAGGATGACGTGGGTTCGGAGGCAGGGAATCCAGATGGACTCGTTTTGCGGACCGTGAAAGCGATCAAGAATTCGGTTCCGGAGATTGCAGTGATCACGGATGTGGCGCTAGATCCGTATACATCGCATGGGCATGATGGCGTGTTGAATGCGACTGGGGATTACGTTCTCAACGATGAAACGGTTGAGAGATTGTGCCAGATGGCCGTGCATCAGGCAATTGCGGGGGTCGATATCGTGGCTCCCTCCGACATGATGGATGGGCGAGTTGGTGCGATACGGGAGATATTGGACGAGGCAGGTTTCACCAACACCGCGATTATGGCTTATTCGGCGAAATTCGCCTCTGCCTATTATGGTCCTTTCCGTGAAGCGGTGGGCAGTGCCGGTGCTGCTGGGACAACCACTCTAAACAAAAAGACCTATCAACTCAATCCGGCTAACCGGCGCGCGGCAATTGCGGATGCGCTTTTGGATGAGGAAGAGGGTGCGGACTTTCTGATGGTCAAGCCTGCGGGTCCTTATCTGGATATCATTCGTGATTTGCGAGAGGCGTCTGCCTTGCCGCTGGCGGCCTATCAAGTCTCCGGAGAATATGCTCAGATCCACGCGGCGTCTCAATTGGGATGGCTCGACTACGAGAAAAGTAGGGATGAATCCCTTTTGGCGATCAAGCGAGCGGGAGCGGACCTAGTACTGACCTATTTTGCTCGAGAAGTAGCTGACAAACTGGATTAG
- the thrS gene encoding threonine--tRNA ligase, producing the protein MKAQMTPLEEIRHSSSHVLATAVLRLFPDAKLDIGPPTDTGFYYDFDLEHKFTAEDLEKIEAAMKKVIKENQKFERIEVSREEAVTMITDFGQTEYKLSRLRDIPEGEQVSFYRNGEFLDLCAGTHVNYTKKIKAFKLLSVAGAYHRGDSNNKQLQRIYGTAFQSKDELAEYLEMLEEAKKRDHRRLGKEMQLFTFDSEHVGPGLPLWMPKGTELVEELEKLAKETEFEAGYDRVRTPHIAKESLYLTSGHLPYYEESMFPAMEFEEETGGEKVRYFLKAMNCPHHHKIYAAVPRSYRDLPLRLAEYGTCYRYEQSGELMGLMRVRSMQMNDAHIYCTAEQFEAEFNAVNEMYLKYFKLFGFEKYLMRFSTHDPDKLGKKFVDNPELWLKTENMVRDVLQASGINYVEVPNEAAFYGPKIDVQVWSAIGREFTIATNQVDFAVPARFGLEYTTSENKKETPLCIHRAPLGTHERFIGFLIEHFGGDFPTWLAPEQVRVLPISDKIADYAQSILADLKAAGVRATADLHAEKLGAKIRKAELEKVPNVLIVGASEAEEGNVSVRSRFEGNRGSMSREAFLTDLLEAIQVRKLQIKE; encoded by the coding sequence ATGAAAGCCCAAATGACTCCTCTTGAGGAAATCCGACATTCTTCTTCGCACGTTCTGGCCACCGCGGTCCTTCGACTCTTCCCAGACGCGAAGCTCGATATTGGTCCGCCAACCGATACAGGGTTCTATTACGATTTCGACTTGGAGCACAAGTTTACCGCGGAGGATCTTGAAAAGATCGAGGCGGCAATGAAGAAGGTCATTAAAGAGAACCAGAAGTTCGAACGCATCGAAGTTTCGCGCGAAGAGGCCGTAACGATGATCACCGACTTTGGCCAAACTGAATATAAGTTGAGCCGCCTTCGGGACATACCTGAAGGCGAACAGGTTTCCTTCTACCGAAATGGGGAGTTTCTCGATCTCTGTGCCGGGACACACGTCAACTATACGAAAAAGATCAAAGCCTTTAAACTATTGAGCGTTGCCGGGGCCTACCATCGTGGCGACTCCAACAATAAGCAGTTGCAACGTATTTACGGGACCGCTTTCCAGTCAAAGGATGAACTAGCAGAGTACCTCGAGATGCTTGAGGAAGCCAAGAAACGCGACCATAGACGTCTCGGTAAGGAGATGCAGTTATTCACCTTTGATTCTGAGCACGTCGGACCGGGTCTTCCGCTCTGGATGCCGAAAGGAACGGAGCTCGTGGAAGAGCTTGAGAAGCTCGCTAAAGAAACCGAATTCGAAGCGGGATACGATCGTGTAAGGACGCCTCACATCGCCAAAGAATCGCTCTATCTAACGAGTGGCCATCTGCCCTACTACGAGGAGTCTATGTTTCCTGCCATGGAGTTCGAAGAAGAGACGGGCGGTGAAAAAGTCCGCTACTTCCTCAAGGCAATGAACTGCCCGCACCATCACAAAATTTACGCCGCTGTACCCCGAAGCTACCGCGACCTTCCGCTGCGTTTAGCGGAATACGGAACGTGCTACCGCTACGAGCAATCCGGTGAGCTGATGGGTCTAATGCGTGTTCGCTCCATGCAAATGAACGACGCCCATATCTATTGTACGGCGGAGCAGTTCGAGGCAGAGTTCAATGCGGTCAACGAGATGTACTTGAAGTATTTCAAGCTCTTTGGCTTCGAAAAGTATCTGATGCGATTCTCCACCCACGATCCGGACAAGCTCGGCAAGAAGTTCGTCGATAATCCGGAACTCTGGCTCAAGACCGAAAACATGGTGCGCGATGTATTGCAGGCCTCAGGAATCAACTACGTCGAGGTTCCAAATGAGGCCGCGTTTTATGGACCCAAAATCGACGTACAGGTCTGGAGCGCTATCGGCCGAGAATTCACTATCGCCACCAATCAAGTCGACTTCGCCGTTCCAGCTCGTTTCGGCTTGGAATACACGACCAGCGAGAACAAGAAAGAGACTCCATTGTGCATCCACCGCGCGCCGCTGGGCACACATGAACGGTTTATCGGTTTTCTGATCGAGCACTTTGGCGGCGATTTTCCGACCTGGCTGGCTCCTGAGCAAGTGCGCGTCCTTCCGATTAGCGATAAAATAGCGGACTATGCCCAAAGTATTCTGGCAGATTTGAAAGCGGCAGGCGTTCGAGCAACCGCTGATCTTCATGCGGAGAAACTCGGGGCTAAGATTCGAAAAGCCGAGCTTGAGAAAGTCCCTAATGTTCTCATCGTCGGAGCCAGTGAAGCCGAGGAAGGCAACGTTTCCGTACGTTCACGATTCGAAGGAAACCGGGGGAGCATGAGTCGAGAAGCATTTCTCACTGATCTTCTCGAGGCGATTCAGGTACGAAAGCTGCAAATCAAGGAATAG
- a CDS encoding lysophospholipid acyltransferase family protein produces MNFDRKVYWVSFWFIRSFYRNLLLGEVRGLDNVPRTGSIILASNHASHLDPPLLGCNILRIITYFARKTLWKKGIGAAWMDAVGAIPIDRDGESDIKAMKRTLAALKSGGVLTLFPEGTRSPDGTLQSAKPGIGLIAAKSQSAIVPCRIFNAHKALSKESKLPNMNLSIHIVYGKALLPLEYDPGKSVGKERYQKIADNIMSAIGKIKRPRSKVL; encoded by the coding sequence ATGAATTTCGACAGGAAGGTTTACTGGGTAAGCTTCTGGTTCATCCGCAGTTTCTACCGAAATCTCCTACTAGGAGAAGTCCGGGGCTTAGATAATGTCCCCAGAACAGGCTCGATTATTCTAGCATCCAACCATGCTAGCCATCTCGACCCGCCTCTGCTGGGATGCAATATCCTGCGCATCATCACATACTTCGCCCGAAAGACCCTCTGGAAAAAAGGGATTGGGGCGGCCTGGATGGATGCTGTGGGAGCGATCCCCATCGATCGCGATGGCGAGTCGGATATCAAGGCAATGAAGCGAACCTTGGCAGCCCTCAAAAGCGGGGGAGTACTCACCCTCTTCCCTGAAGGTACTCGTAGTCCCGATGGTACGCTTCAATCCGCAAAACCGGGAATCGGCCTGATCGCTGCCAAATCGCAATCCGCGATCGTCCCTTGCCGCATCTTCAATGCCCACAAAGCTCTGTCAAAAGAATCGAAACTCCCCAACATGAATCTCTCCATCCACATCGTATACGGAAAAGCACTACTTCCATTAGAATACGATCCGGGAAAGTCCGTTGGCAAGGAACGATACCAGAAAATCGCGGACAACATCATGTCCGCGATCGGAAAAATTAAACGCCCTAGATCAAAGGTACTCTAG
- the cysS gene encoding cysteine--tRNA ligase — protein MMSDVLFHNTLSRKAEPIQPSKGNLVGMYCCGPTVYAQAHIGNFRTFLSQDVMRRTLQIAGFKVIHVRNLTDVDDKTIAKSREECKPLQEVTELWTKVFHRDCERFNMLKPQIEPRATDHIQEQIDMIANLLDQGHAYATDDGSVYFRVSSFENYGKLSRLKERELTTSAADSSPNDSDEYERDSMADFVMWKSRKEGDGDVFWESPWGQGRPGWHLECSAMAMKYLGSNLDIHSGGEDLIFPHHENEIAQSECSCNSQFFKYWIHCAHLLVEGGKMSKRLNNFYTVDDIEKKGFPPVVLRYALTSGAYRQTINFTMDSLHAAQSALVRLKRFSDDILGTSGLKRSALLKAIGKGKHLKDDWGMFAAAWEKLSNDLNIPAALGSIFTSIKSAKIEELDPEAAAKYAIPYHKLIYALGYDLDQFIAEKPKVDAPEEIKKLAFERWEAKQSKDWATSDQLRDALQKQGWKILDKKDGYVLEPL, from the coding sequence ATGATGTCAGACGTCCTTTTTCACAACACACTCTCTCGAAAAGCGGAGCCCATCCAGCCGTCTAAAGGCAATCTGGTCGGCATGTACTGTTGCGGCCCCACTGTATATGCCCAAGCCCACATCGGCAACTTTCGCACCTTTCTTTCCCAAGACGTAATGAGAAGGACATTACAGATTGCTGGGTTCAAGGTAATCCATGTTCGCAACCTGACGGATGTTGACGACAAAACCATCGCAAAGTCGCGTGAAGAATGCAAACCCCTGCAGGAAGTTACAGAGCTTTGGACGAAGGTCTTCCATCGCGATTGTGAACGATTCAACATGCTCAAACCTCAGATTGAACCTAGAGCGACCGACCACATCCAGGAACAAATCGATATGATTGCCAATCTGCTGGATCAGGGCCACGCCTACGCCACTGACGATGGCAGTGTCTACTTTAGAGTGTCTTCATTTGAGAACTACGGGAAGCTATCGCGACTTAAGGAACGCGAATTGACCACGAGCGCCGCAGACTCGTCACCGAACGACAGCGACGAATACGAACGCGACTCCATGGCAGATTTCGTAATGTGGAAAAGTCGTAAGGAAGGCGACGGAGATGTTTTCTGGGAAAGCCCTTGGGGACAGGGTCGACCGGGTTGGCATTTGGAATGCTCGGCGATGGCGATGAAATATTTAGGCTCCAACCTGGATATTCATTCAGGGGGCGAGGATCTCATTTTCCCTCATCACGAAAACGAGATCGCTCAAAGCGAATGTAGCTGCAACTCACAATTTTTCAAATACTGGATACACTGTGCGCACTTGCTCGTGGAGGGCGGAAAAATGTCTAAAAGACTAAATAACTTTTACACCGTAGACGACATTGAGAAAAAGGGCTTTCCGCCGGTCGTGTTACGATACGCGCTCACCAGCGGTGCCTATCGACAGACCATTAACTTCACCATGGATTCGCTCCATGCGGCGCAAAGCGCCTTGGTGCGGCTGAAAAGATTCTCAGACGACATTCTTGGAACTTCGGGTCTCAAGCGTTCTGCACTGCTGAAGGCGATTGGAAAAGGTAAGCATCTGAAGGACGATTGGGGAATGTTCGCCGCTGCCTGGGAGAAGTTATCCAATGATCTAAATATTCCTGCGGCCCTCGGTTCCATCTTCACCTCTATTAAATCAGCGAAGATTGAGGAGCTGGATCCCGAAGCAGCAGCCAAGTACGCCATCCCCTATCACAAACTCATATACGCCTTAGGCTACGATCTCGATCAATTTATCGCTGAGAAGCCGAAGGTCGACGCTCCAGAAGAAATCAAGAAGCTCGCTTTCGAGAGATGGGAAGCGAAACAGTCGAAAGACTGGGCGACCTCAGATCAACTCAGGGATGCGTTGCAAAAGCAGGGATGGAAGATCCTGGACAAGAAAGACGGATACGTACTGGAGCCACTGTAA
- a CDS encoding prephenate dehydrogenase, whose translation MLEKLTVIAPGLLGASIGMAARQRSLAKCISVWARRAEVRQALESKDWCDEAPASIEDACSGSSLILLCAPVERINELASKISPMLDSNPIVTDVGSVKSKLSRHCHTVLESKGRFVGSHPMAGSEKTGMENADANLFEGNTCFITPFEETDSNAAKYVSDFWIALGANVLQESPERHDAIVANVSHLPHLLASSLANYLSTALPAAAQFCGNGLKDTTRIASGDPLMWRDIIVQNRPEIIRSLDAFQNEIQSLRTDIANEDDFAVLGKLAQGKAFRDQLDS comes from the coding sequence GTGCTCGAGAAACTAACAGTGATTGCCCCAGGGCTGCTCGGTGCTTCTATTGGAATGGCCGCTCGGCAGCGCTCCCTCGCGAAATGCATATCCGTGTGGGCCAGACGGGCCGAAGTGCGACAAGCGCTAGAATCCAAAGACTGGTGCGATGAGGCGCCCGCCAGTATCGAAGACGCCTGTTCCGGAAGTTCGTTAATCCTTCTCTGTGCCCCAGTAGAACGAATCAATGAACTCGCATCAAAAATCTCCCCAATGCTCGATTCCAACCCGATTGTTACCGACGTTGGCAGCGTAAAAAGCAAATTGAGCCGTCATTGCCATACGGTTCTAGAATCAAAGGGCCGATTTGTGGGCTCTCACCCCATGGCGGGATCGGAAAAAACCGGCATGGAAAATGCCGATGCGAATCTCTTCGAAGGAAACACCTGCTTCATTACACCCTTTGAAGAAACGGACTCAAACGCCGCCAAATACGTATCCGATTTCTGGATTGCTTTGGGAGCGAACGTATTGCAGGAATCACCTGAACGCCACGACGCCATCGTCGCAAACGTAAGTCACCTTCCTCACCTGCTCGCCTCCAGTTTGGCAAACTATCTATCCACCGCTCTACCCGCAGCAGCCCAATTTTGTGGAAACGGATTAAAGGACACAACCCGAATCGCTTCCGGCGACCCGCTAATGTGGCGAGACATTATTGTGCAGAATCGACCAGAGATCATTCGATCATTAGACGCCTTTCAGAACGAAATCCAAAGTCTTCGGACTGATATCGCAAACGAAGACGACTTCGCGGTCTTGGGAAAGCTTGCTCAAGGTAAAGCGTTTCGCGATCAGCTCGATTCCTAA